Proteins encoded by one window of Lutibacter sp. A64:
- the lipA gene encoding lipoyl synthase — MSEETTTTTAEKVQKPKWLRVKLPVGKKYTELRNVVDKYKLNTICTSGSCPNMGECWTEGTATFMILGNICTRSCGFCGVKTGRPETVDWEEPEKVARSIKLMNIKHAVITSVDRDDIKDGGSIIWAETVNAIRRANPNTTLETLIPDFQGNKTNIDRILAVAPEVISHNLETVRRLTREVRIQAKYDRSLEVLKYMKDQGQRRTKSGIMLGLGETEAEVIETMQDLANAKVDILTIGQYLQPTKKHLPVKDFITPEQFDKYKKIGLELGFRHVESSALVRSSYKAQKHLE; from the coding sequence ATGAGTGAAGAAACAACCACAACAACAGCTGAAAAAGTACAAAAACCAAAATGGTTACGTGTAAAATTACCTGTTGGAAAAAAATATACAGAATTAAGAAACGTAGTTGACAAATACAAATTGAACACTATTTGTACCAGTGGAAGCTGTCCTAATATGGGAGAATGCTGGACTGAAGGCACAGCTACTTTTATGATTTTAGGAAACATATGCACACGTTCATGCGGATTTTGCGGTGTTAAAACCGGAAGACCTGAAACTGTAGATTGGGAAGAACCAGAAAAAGTGGCTCGTTCAATTAAATTAATGAACATTAAACATGCTGTTATCACATCTGTAGACAGAGATGATATTAAAGATGGAGGCTCTATCATATGGGCTGAAACAGTAAACGCCATTAGAAGAGCAAACCCAAACACAACTTTAGAAACTTTAATTCCAGATTTTCAAGGAAACAAAACTAATATTGATAGAATTTTAGCTGTTGCTCCTGAGGTAATCTCTCATAACTTAGAAACTGTAAGACGCTTAACTAGAGAAGTACGAATTCAAGCAAAATACGACCGTAGTTTAGAAGTTTTAAAATATATGAAAGATCAAGGGCAGCGTAGAACCAAATCTGGCATTATGTTAGGCTTAGGTGAAACCGAAGCAGAAGTTATTGAAACCATGCAAGATTTAGCAAATGCTAAGGTTGATATTTTAACTATTGGTCAATACCTTCAACCAACTAAAAAGCACCTACCTGTTAAAGATTTTATAACTCCAGAACAATTTGATAAATACAAAAAAATTGGATTAGAATTAGGTTTTAGACATGTAGAAAGTAGTGCTTTAGTTAGGTCATCTTATAAAGCTCAAAAACATTTAGAATAA
- a CDS encoding GlmU family protein, which yields MNYILYDGSVRKALLPFTYTKPVADLRIGILTIRQKWEKHLGFTTTTLTEEYLEEKYPMVEMDKNIMINASFLPTNSLIEIIKGLKVNQAIYKDDEIIAFYTTDDQDEVNFETYEQIDLKEDVLQIRNTWDLFSLNDEAIRLDFDLITEGRISQPIPEGVNFCNREDIFIEEGAEVLFSTLNASTGPIYIGKDSLVMENSAIRGPFSLGDDSVVKMGTKIYGATTVGPHCTVGGEIKNSILMAYSNKGHEGYLGNSVLGEWCNIGADSNNSNLKNNYAKVKLWNYETERFAKTGLQFCGLMMGDHSKCAINTMFNTGTVVGVSANVYGSNFPRNFTPSFSWGGAAGFSEYPILKAIETATLVLERKGLEFDEQEKRILHHIFEETSKYRNFK from the coding sequence ATGAATTATATTTTATATGACGGTTCTGTGCGTAAAGCATTATTGCCTTTTACTTACACAAAACCAGTTGCAGATTTACGTATTGGAATTCTTACTATTCGTCAAAAATGGGAAAAACATTTAGGTTTTACCACCACTACGTTAACTGAAGAATATTTAGAAGAAAAATATCCAATGGTAGAAATGGATAAGAATATTATGATAAATGCATCATTTTTACCAACAAATTCATTAATCGAAATTATTAAAGGTTTGAAAGTTAATCAGGCGATTTATAAAGATGATGAAATAATAGCCTTTTATACTACAGATGATCAAGATGAGGTTAATTTTGAAACCTATGAACAAATAGATCTTAAAGAAGATGTTTTACAAATTAGAAATACGTGGGATTTATTTTCTTTAAATGATGAAGCAATTAGGTTAGATTTTGATTTAATTACTGAAGGAAGAATATCTCAACCTATACCTGAAGGGGTAAACTTTTGTAATAGAGAAGATATTTTTATAGAGGAAGGTGCCGAAGTTTTATTTTCAACATTAAATGCAAGTACAGGTCCAATTTATATTGGCAAAGATTCTTTAGTTATGGAAAACTCAGCTATTAGAGGTCCTTTTAGTTTAGGAGATGATAGCGTGGTTAAAATGGGAACTAAGATATACGGAGCTACTACAGTGGGGCCACATTGTACTGTTGGAGGTGAAATTAAAAATAGTATTTTAATGGCATATTCCAATAAAGGGCACGAAGGTTATTTAGGAAATTCTGTATTAGGTGAATGGTGTAATATTGGAGCAGATTCTAATAACTCAAATCTTAAAAATAACTATGCTAAAGTTAAATTATGGAATTATGAGACAGAGCGTTTTGCTAAAACTGGATTGCAATTTTGTGGTTTAATGATGGGAGATCATTCAAAATGTGCTATAAATACTATGTTTAATACAGGTACAGTGGTAGGTGTTAGTGCTAATGTTTACGGAAGTAATTTTCCACGAAATTTTACACCATCATTTAGTTGGGGAGGAGCTGCTGGATTTTCAGAATATCCTATCTTAAAAGCTATAGAAACAGCAACTTTGGTATTAGAGCGAAAGGGTTTAGAGTTTGACGAGCAAGAAAAAAGAATTTTACATCATATTTTTGAAGAAACGTCTAAATATAGAAACTTTAAGTAA
- a CDS encoding HEPN domain-containing protein, translating into MKSRSTAFFNEATKNLQLAKDELFKPSEDIVTYSICKNAQFAIENYLRGFLIKNEVELTSKETISTLFEKCVAIDENFKNIDINAIGCKDHAIDSRYCSEINSVSACFDTADTIDTYLRKIKAI; encoded by the coding sequence ATGAAATCAAGATCAACAGCTTTTTTTAATGAAGCAACAAAGAATTTGCAATTAGCAAAAGATGAATTGTTTAAGCCTTCTGAAGATATTGTAACTTATTCAATATGTAAGAATGCTCAATTTGCTATTGAAAATTATTTGAGAGGTTTTTTAATTAAAAACGAAGTAGAATTAACATCAAAAGAAACCATTTCAACATTGTTTGAGAAATGTGTGGCTATTGATGAAAATTTTAAAAACATAGATATCAATGCAATAGGTTGTAAAGACCATGCAATAGATTCTAGATATTGTTCTGAAATTAATTCTGTAAGTGCTTGTTTTGATACTGCAGATACAATTGATACTTATTTAAGAAAAATTAAGGCCATATAA
- a CDS encoding RNA polymerase sigma factor — protein sequence MVNKKTDITELIEKARKKDEKAFNTLLNTYWSDVFRFQLSKSENEDEAEDITIKTFAKAFDKIHLFNERYNFKTWLISISKNIFLDHLRKQRTKTISLNKKESEAYKIFDETPTAEDQLIIEQNLAQLLNFLKQLKPHYQEIINLRYFREMSYQEMADKLNEPMSNIKVKLLRAKKLLAQIIEKSSKNDFKNK from the coding sequence TTGGTAAATAAAAAAACTGATATTACTGAATTAATTGAAAAAGCTCGAAAAAAAGATGAAAAGGCTTTTAACACATTATTAAACACTTATTGGAGCGATGTGTTTCGCTTTCAATTATCAAAATCTGAAAATGAGGATGAAGCTGAAGATATTACTATAAAAACATTTGCCAAAGCCTTTGATAAAATACACCTATTTAACGAACGTTATAATTTTAAAACTTGGTTAATCTCTATTTCTAAAAATATATTTCTAGACCATTTACGCAAGCAACGCACAAAAACTATATCTTTAAACAAAAAAGAATCTGAAGCTTATAAAATTTTTGATGAAACTCCTACTGCCGAAGACCAATTAATAATTGAACAAAACTTAGCTCAATTATTAAATTTCTTAAAACAATTAAAACCTCATTATCAAGAAATAATAAACCTTCGTTATTTTAGAGAAATGAGCTATCAAGAAATGGCAGACAAACTTAACGAACCTATGAGTAACATAAAAGTTAAACTATTAAGAGCTAAAAAATTATTAGCCCAGATTATTGAAAAATCATCTAAAAATGATTTCAAAAATAAATAA
- a CDS encoding endonuclease MutS2, with protein MSNISEKTLIDLEFFTILKTVSENCISELGKNSALKIKPFNKKEKLISELNLVNEYLSSFQNDNRLPNHYFDDIEKEIHLLKIENSYLEPASFLKVANNVNTIFELLKFLKKFKTIYPSLYNFSEEIDYQKLITENINNIITSFAEVNENASPLLKQIRTEINSVRSKIGSSFTKALSQYSSSGYLDEIRESVIDNQRVLAVQAMHRRKVKGSLLGSSKTGSIVFIAPEATLQFSRELQNLAYEEHQEIVRILKELTNKIRIYVPNLIAYQKFLIKLDVIGAKAKYAKKINACLPKLTKEKKVFLRDAYHPILLLKNNEKQLKTVPQTLELNSKQQIIVISGPNAGGKSITLKTIGLLQVMLQSGILIPVHERSSTYFFNKILTDIGDNQSIENQLSTYSYRLKNMRSFLRRCNDSTLFLIDEFGTGSDPELGGALAEIFLEEFYNKNAYGIITTHYSNLKVLANELENVSNANMQFNEKTLEPLFKLFIGQAGSSFTFEVAQKNGIPYSLINKAKKRVEGEKVRLDKTISKLQKERNILQKTSESLEKEKNIAAEKTGSLIEKQEKIQEKLESFQTLYDSNQKMLAYGRKINELLNKYLQTNNKKELNLAFNNWVTSEKTKHLKKNPPKPKTKAQKKQVKVKQKIEQKKLIITEKEVLVEVKKVREQKQTEAKKIAKQKANYVFKVNDKVRIIDSNACGTIDKIEKNNAFINYGVFTTKTTLNKLELVEAAKK; from the coding sequence ATGAGTAACATTTCAGAAAAAACATTAATAGATTTAGAATTTTTTACCATTTTAAAGACAGTAAGTGAAAACTGCATCTCTGAACTAGGAAAAAACAGTGCTTTAAAAATTAAACCTTTTAATAAAAAAGAGAAACTTATTTCTGAATTAAATTTAGTAAATGAATACCTTTCTTCTTTTCAAAACGACAATAGATTACCAAATCATTATTTTGATGATATTGAAAAGGAAATTCATTTATTAAAAATTGAAAACAGTTATTTAGAACCTGCTTCATTTCTAAAAGTAGCCAATAATGTAAATACTATTTTTGAACTCCTTAAATTTTTAAAAAAATTTAAAACAATATATCCTTCGCTGTATAATTTTTCAGAAGAAATTGATTACCAAAAACTTATTACAGAAAACATTAACAATATTATTACTTCTTTTGCAGAAGTTAATGAAAATGCATCACCACTTTTAAAACAAATTAGAACTGAAATAAATTCGGTTCGTTCTAAAATTGGCTCTAGTTTTACCAAAGCATTAAGCCAATATAGTAGCTCTGGTTATTTAGATGAAATTAGAGAATCTGTAATTGACAATCAACGTGTTTTAGCTGTACAAGCTATGCATAGAAGAAAAGTAAAAGGAAGCCTTTTAGGAAGCTCTAAAACGGGAAGTATAGTTTTTATTGCTCCAGAAGCCACCCTACAATTTAGTAGAGAATTACAAAATCTTGCTTATGAAGAACATCAAGAAATTGTACGTATTTTAAAAGAATTAACTAATAAAATTAGAATCTATGTTCCAAATTTAATTGCTTATCAGAAATTTTTAATTAAGCTAGATGTAATTGGTGCTAAGGCAAAATATGCAAAAAAAATTAATGCTTGCTTACCTAAATTAACAAAAGAAAAAAAGGTGTTTTTGCGAGATGCCTACCACCCTATTTTGCTACTTAAAAACAACGAAAAACAATTAAAAACAGTTCCACAAACCTTAGAGTTAAATAGCAAACAACAAATTATTGTTATTTCTGGACCAAATGCAGGTGGTAAAAGTATCACTTTAAAGACTATTGGTTTACTGCAAGTTATGCTGCAAAGTGGTATTTTAATTCCCGTACACGAACGTTCTTCTACCTATTTTTTTAATAAAATTTTAACAGACATTGGAGACAACCAATCTATTGAAAATCAACTAAGTACTTACAGTTACCGTTTAAAAAACATGCGTAGCTTTTTAAGACGATGCAACGATAGTACTTTATTTTTAATTGATGAATTTGGTACTGGTAGTGATCCTGAATTAGGAGGTGCTTTGGCCGAAATATTTTTAGAAGAATTTTATAATAAAAATGCCTATGGTATTATTACAACTCATTATTCTAATTTAAAAGTATTAGCTAACGAACTAGAAAATGTATCTAACGCTAATATGCAGTTTAATGAAAAAACATTAGAACCTCTTTTTAAATTATTTATCGGACAAGCTGGAAGTTCTTTTACTTTTGAAGTTGCTCAAAAAAATGGAATTCCTTACAGCTTAATCAACAAAGCTAAAAAACGTGTTGAAGGAGAAAAAGTACGTTTAGATAAAACAATTTCTAAACTTCAAAAAGAACGTAATATTCTTCAAAAAACTTCTGAAAGCTTAGAAAAAGAAAAAAATATTGCCGCTGAAAAAACTGGTTCTTTAATAGAAAAACAAGAAAAAATTCAAGAAAAACTAGAAAGTTTTCAAACATTGTACGACAGCAATCAGAAAATGTTAGCTTACGGTAGAAAAATTAATGAACTACTGAATAAATACTTGCAAACAAACAATAAAAAAGAACTTAATTTAGCTTTTAACAATTGGGTAACTTCAGAAAAAACCAAACATCTTAAAAAAAATCCACCTAAACCAAAAACTAAAGCTCAAAAAAAACAAGTTAAAGTTAAACAGAAAATAGAACAAAAAAAATTAATTATAACAGAAAAAGAGGTGTTGGTTGAAGTAAAAAAAGTGAGAGAGCAAAAGCAAACCGAAGCTAAAAAAATTGCAAAACAAAAAGCCAATTACGTTTTTAAAGTGAACGACAAAGTTAGAATAATTGATAGCAACGCTTGTGGAACTATAGATAAAATAGAAAAAAATAATGCATTTATAAATTACGGTGTTTTTACCACTAAAACAACCTTAAATAAACTAGAACTTGTTGAAGCCGCAAAGAAATAG
- a CDS encoding glycosyltransferase produces MLEFLFITFTVIFCIQCIYFLFIFGNFSFSKTTTKNTTFNKAVSVIICAKNEANNLKKNIPHFLEQTYSNFEIVLINDASRDNTLEIIEQFKDKYPSKIKIVNVSPNEQFWGSKKYALTLGIKAASNEYLLFTNADCKPVSKNWIQEMSSNFSKKKQLILGYGSYTKIKKSFLNKLIRFETLLTAIHYFSFSKIGMPFAGVNRNLAYTKNTFFKANGFVNHMHRIKPGDGDLFVNQVATKNNTTFCISEDSFTEATPKTSFKNWILQKRRHITTLPYYKNSHKFIITLFLSSQVLFWLLSIVLLLFKFNLISVIIAIILRQLIIYLVFGYAAKKLNEKDLVLALPFYEIFLIFIQMFIFIKNCISKPTDW; encoded by the coding sequence AGTAATTTTTTGTATTCAGTGTATCTACTTTCTTTTCATTTTTGGAAATTTTTCTTTTTCTAAAACAACTACTAAAAATACTACTTTTAACAAAGCTGTATCTGTAATTATTTGTGCAAAAAATGAAGCTAACAACCTAAAAAAAAACATTCCACATTTTTTAGAACAAACATATAGCAATTTTGAAATTGTACTTATAAATGATGCATCTAGAGATAATACTCTTGAAATAATTGAACAGTTTAAAGATAAATATCCTTCAAAAATTAAAATTGTTAACGTATCTCCCAATGAACAATTTTGGGGAAGCAAAAAATACGCCTTAACTTTAGGTATTAAAGCAGCCTCAAACGAATATTTACTATTCACAAATGCTGATTGTAAACCCGTATCTAAAAATTGGATTCAGGAAATGTCTAGCAATTTTTCTAAAAAAAAACAACTAATTTTAGGCTATGGGTCTTATACAAAAATTAAAAAGTCCTTCCTTAATAAACTAATTCGTTTCGAAACACTTTTAACAGCAATTCACTATTTTTCATTTTCAAAAATAGGAATGCCTTTTGCTGGTGTTAACCGAAACTTAGCATATACAAAAAATACTTTTTTTAAAGCAAATGGCTTTGTTAACCATATGCACCGCATTAAACCTGGAGACGGAGATCTATTTGTAAATCAGGTTGCCACAAAAAACAATACTACTTTTTGTATTTCAGAAGATAGTTTTACAGAAGCTACACCTAAAACATCTTTTAAAAACTGGATTTTACAAAAAAGACGCCACATTACCACATTACCCTATTACAAAAATAGTCACAAATTTATAATAACATTATTCTTAAGTTCTCAAGTACTTTTTTGGTTACTTAGCATTGTTTTATTACTATTTAAATTTAACTTAATTAGTGTAATTATTGCAATAATTTTAAGACAATTAATTATATACCTTGTTTTTGGGTATGCAGCAAAAAAGCTAAATGAAAAAGATTTAGTTTTAGCGCTACCTTTTTATGAAATATTTTTAATTTTCATACAAATGTTTATCTTTATAAAAAATTGTATTTCAAAACCTACAGATTGGTAA
- the ung gene encoding uracil-DNA glycosylase, whose protein sequence is MKIEIADSWRAILSSEFEKPYFKELWEFVEQAYRSNLCFPPENKLFEAFNLCALEDLKVVIIGQDPYHDVNQAHGLCFSVNEGIKHPPSLINIFKEIETDLNIPYPKSGNLERWARQGVLMLNATLSVEAHKAGSHQKKGWEKFTDAVITKISKEQEHVVFLLWGGYAKKKGMKIDATKHCVLTSGHPSPLSANRGYWFGNKHFSKTNKYLKNNNLPIINW, encoded by the coding sequence ATGAAAATTGAAATAGCTGATAGCTGGAGAGCAATATTGTCATCAGAGTTTGAAAAACCTTATTTTAAAGAGCTTTGGGAGTTTGTAGAACAAGCATATAGAAGCAATTTATGTTTTCCACCAGAAAATAAATTATTTGAAGCTTTTAATTTATGTGCTTTAGAAGATTTAAAAGTAGTAATTATTGGTCAAGATCCTTATCATGATGTTAATCAAGCACACGGGTTGTGCTTTTCGGTAAATGAGGGAATAAAACATCCACCTTCGTTAATTAATATTTTTAAAGAAATTGAAACAGATTTAAATATTCCATATCCTAAAAGTGGTAATTTAGAGCGTTGGGCTAGGCAAGGGGTACTTATGTTAAATGCTACTTTGTCTGTAGAAGCGCATAAAGCGGGTTCTCATCAAAAAAAAGGTTGGGAAAAATTTACTGATGCTGTAATTACTAAGATTTCTAAAGAACAGGAACATGTTGTCTTTTTACTTTGGGGAGGTTATGCAAAAAAGAAAGGAATGAAAATCGACGCTACTAAACATTGTGTTTTAACAAGCGGACATCCATCTCCTTTAAGTGCAAATAGAGGGTATTGGTTTGGGAATAAACATTTTAGTAAAACTAATAAATATCTAAAAAACAATAATTTACCGATAATTAATTGGTGA
- a CDS encoding NRAMP family divalent metal transporter, which translates to MISKINNWLKKLGPGLLFAGAAIGVSHLVQSTRAGADFGFGLIWALVLIHIIKYPFFQFGPRYATATGESLLEGYKKLGKGVLTAYFILNLATIFTIQAAVTIVTAGLAANLFGITTNPVIWSIIITLICFLLLIIGKYKLLDNLMKIIIITLTISTVIAVTIASLKTNTTTNFTQILPKGSIEVGFLIAFLGWMPAPLDVSIWQSLWAIEKQKDKTAKFNTKQAIFDFNIGFVGTLFLGICFVALGALIMYSSGETFSNNSVEFSQQLINLYTKNLGSGMYIFITAAAFTTMFSTTLTTLDASPRAMTKTFDLLTNKPHKNMYWLWLSFLALGTIAILLFFMSEMGMLIKIATILSFLTAPFFAIINYLLVSGKNMPEEWRPSLQLKILSWLGIIFLIAFSIWYLFSL; encoded by the coding sequence ATGATTTCAAAAATAAATAATTGGCTAAAAAAACTAGGCCCTGGATTACTTTTTGCAGGTGCCGCTATTGGAGTTTCTCACTTAGTACAATCTACAAGAGCCGGAGCCGACTTTGGCTTTGGTTTAATTTGGGCTTTAGTTTTAATTCACATTATTAAATATCCATTTTTTCAGTTTGGACCAAGATATGCCACAGCTACAGGTGAAAGCTTGCTTGAAGGCTACAAAAAATTAGGTAAAGGTGTTTTAACCGCATATTTTATTCTAAATTTAGCTACAATTTTTACCATACAAGCTGCTGTAACCATTGTTACAGCAGGTTTAGCTGCTAATTTATTTGGCATTACCACAAACCCCGTTATTTGGAGTATTATTATTACTTTAATTTGTTTTTTACTGCTAATTATAGGAAAATATAAATTACTGGATAACTTAATGAAAATCATAATCATAACCCTTACAATAAGTACCGTAATAGCCGTAACCATAGCAAGTTTAAAAACCAATACTACAACAAATTTTACACAAATTTTACCTAAAGGAAGTATAGAAGTCGGTTTTTTAATAGCTTTTTTAGGCTGGATGCCAGCTCCGTTAGACGTTTCTATTTGGCAATCTCTTTGGGCAATTGAAAAACAAAAAGATAAAACGGCAAAATTTAATACAAAACAAGCAATTTTTGATTTTAATATTGGCTTTGTTGGCACATTATTTTTAGGAATTTGTTTTGTTGCACTTGGAGCATTAATCATGTACAGTTCCGGAGAAACTTTTAGCAATAACTCTGTAGAATTTTCTCAACAACTAATAAACCTATACACCAAAAATTTGGGATCTGGAATGTATATTTTTATTACAGCTGCAGCATTTACTACAATGTTTAGTACTACACTAACAACCCTAGATGCATCGCCTAGAGCAATGACAAAAACTTTTGATTTACTCACAAACAAACCACACAAAAACATGTATTGGCTTTGGCTAAGTTTTTTAGCACTAGGAACTATTGCTATTCTATTATTTTTTATGTCTGAAATGGGTATGCTAATTAAAATCGCCACCATACTTTCATTTTTAACAGCCCCATTTTTTGCAATTATTAATTACCTCCTAGTTTCTGGTAAAAATATGCCCGAAGAATGGAGACCTTCTTTACAATTAAAAATTTTAAGCTGGCTTGGAATTATATTTTTAATCGCTTTCAGCATTTGGTATTTATTTAGTTTATAA